In the Chromatiaceae bacterium genome, one interval contains:
- a CDS encoding PEP-CTERM sorting domain-containing protein (PEP-CTERM proteins occur, often in large numbers, in the proteomes of bacteria that also encode an exosortase, a predicted intramembrane cysteine proteinase. The presence of a PEP-CTERM domain at a protein's C-terminus predicts cleavage within the sorting domain, followed by covalent anchoring to some some component of the (usually Gram-negative) cell surface. Many PEP-CTERM proteins exhibit an unusual sequence composition that includes large numbers of potential glycosylation sites. Expression of one such protein has been shown restore the ability of a bacterium to form floc, a type of biofilm.) gives MLCLAGTLILTTSSANAAVISWIGGADDWFDGSKWSLGVPPGNLDDTQIDNGGSATADSGSAFYPGGGTLAETNDLNVGVRANPILLPPYGTGSLTLNAVGLSVGGDLHVGVTNAPSAVGLGSSDGSLATSGGVNNPGDVDVGGEAAFGLFVDGVGSGTATGTGSVAGNLTGMGSGGLIVGRTEGGGDADGTLTVSGDVADFTSLQVGVTGLGSTGNAVGGLNVGGTLSRTPGGGFISVGTVAGAGQSSGALSVTNGISGFASIGIGNGSADPNATGSTTGTLDVLAGGVHSGAPNGVSFEVGNTNAHGTAVGTANVTGDITGFGQIEVGNVRGNNSTGTATGQLGVGGGPVTASSMRVGVSEGGIGIATGIVSLDHTLVTLDTGLTLGDGSTLQMAIDGNNRGVDYAAFDAATAALDGILEVLFSFDPLSAVYDLIVSDSINGITGDFDSVSIFGLGIGTTYSYGIEIANIGGTDVEVYRLRVGEMNGTTVPEPGALLLLIAGLSGVLIVRSRRSETR, from the coding sequence GTGCTCTGTCTTGCCGGCACGCTGATATTGACCACCAGCTCGGCCAACGCCGCCGTCATATCGTGGATCGGCGGTGCCGACGACTGGTTCGATGGTTCGAAGTGGTCACTCGGCGTGCCTCCGGGCAACCTCGACGACACCCAGATCGACAATGGCGGCAGCGCCACCGCAGACAGTGGCAGCGCCTTTTATCCGGGCGGCGGGACCCTGGCCGAAACCAACGACCTCAACGTCGGCGTCAGGGCCAATCCGATTCTTTTGCCACCGTATGGCACCGGCTCTCTGACCCTGAACGCTGTCGGTCTGTCCGTTGGTGGCGACCTCCACGTCGGTGTCACCAATGCACCGTCCGCGGTCGGCCTTGGCAGCTCCGACGGCAGCCTTGCGACCAGCGGCGGCGTCAACAACCCGGGTGACGTCGACGTCGGTGGCGAAGCGGCCTTCGGCCTCTTCGTCGACGGGGTCGGCAGCGGTACGGCCACCGGTACAGGCAGCGTCGCCGGCAATCTCACCGGCATGGGGTCGGGCGGCCTGATCGTAGGGCGCACCGAGGGCGGCGGGGACGCCGACGGTACCCTGACGGTCAGCGGCGACGTCGCAGACTTCACGTCGCTGCAGGTCGGCGTCACTGGCCTGGGCAGCACGGGCAACGCCGTGGGCGGCTTGAACGTCGGCGGCACCCTGTCACGCACGCCCGGCGGGGGCTTCATCTCCGTCGGCACGGTGGCCGGCGCCGGCCAGAGCAGCGGCGCGCTGTCGGTGACCAACGGCATCAGCGGTTTCGCGTCCATCGGCATCGGCAACGGTTCGGCCGACCCCAACGCGACCGGCAGCACCACGGGTACGCTCGACGTGCTCGCTGGCGGGGTACACAGCGGTGCCCCCAACGGCGTGTCCTTCGAGGTCGGCAACACCAATGCCCACGGCACGGCCGTGGGCACGGCGAACGTCACTGGCGACATTACCGGCTTTGGCCAGATCGAGGTCGGCAACGTGCGCGGCAACAACAGCACAGGCACAGCCACCGGCCAGCTCGGTGTCGGTGGCGGGCCGGTAACCGCGTCCAGCATGCGGGTCGGCGTCAGCGAAGGCGGTATCGGCATCGCGACCGGCATCGTCAGCCTCGACCACACATTGGTGACACTGGATACCGGACTGACACTGGGTGATGGCAGTACGCTGCAGATGGCCATCGATGGCAACAACCGAGGCGTCGACTACGCGGCGTTTGACGCCGCCACTGCAGCCCTCGACGGCATTCTCGAGGTGCTGTTCTCGTTCGATCCGCTGTCCGCTGTCTACGACCTCATCGTCAGCGACAGCATCAATGGCATAACCGGTGACTTCGACAGCGTGTCGATCTTCGGTTTGGGCATTGGCACGACCTACAGCTACGGCATCGAGATCGCCAACATCGGTGGCACGGACGTCGAGGTCTATCGGCTGCGTGTCGGTGAGATGAACGGCACGACGGTGCCAGAGCCTGGTGCCCTGCTGTTGCTCATCGCCGGACTAAGCGGCGTGCTGATCGTGCGCTCGCGGCGTTCGGAAACACGGTAA